From a single Sphingobium sp. SCG-1 genomic region:
- a CDS encoding MmoB/DmpM family protein has protein sequence MAGNVSITLQNTDEGRAIIEAISSDNEAATVNVYPSMTKIDCPNRLVVRRESIEINMGRAFDLQELQLSLVSLAGNVDEDDDEFVLAWNR, from the coding sequence ATGGCCGGAAATGTGTCTATAACGCTGCAGAATACTGATGAGGGTCGGGCCATCATCGAAGCGATTTCATCCGATAATGAAGCTGCGACGGTTAACGTCTACCCTTCGATGACCAAGATTGACTGCCCTAACCGGCTAGTTGTTCGGCGCGAGTCGATCGAGATCAATATGGGCAGGGCGTTCGATCTGCAGGAACTCCAACTTAGCCTCGTAAGCCTCGCCGGTAACGTCGACGAAGACGACGATGAGTTCGTTCTGGCCTGGAATCGCTGA
- a CDS encoding NADH:ubiquinone reductase (Na(+)-transporting) subunit F — translation MTYQLTIEPLGETVVIEDGQTILDACLRSGIYLPYQCNHGLCSTCKLSVIDGEVDHGAASPFALMDYEREEGRALACCATAMSDLTIEADVEVDPDALHLEVRDVVGTVRRFASLTPDILGIWLAIDGEGMPFQAGQYVNVDIPGCAEPRSFSIASSPVDPNLLELHIRKVPGGVGTEWLHANVVEGLRLRLTGPLGRFFVRASSADPIIFLAGGSGLSSPKSMSLDLLEKGWEGSITLIHGVRTAQDLYFADEFRSLEKDYPSFRYVPVLSQAADDEVWGGSVGFVHQVAEELFEGSFKGHKAYLCGPPPMIDACIRSLMKGRLFEKDIFTETFLTKSDGESLAKSPLFKKI, via the coding sequence ATGACGTATCAACTCACCATTGAGCCGCTAGGAGAGACCGTCGTTATCGAAGATGGACAAACCATCCTTGATGCGTGCCTGCGCAGTGGAATTTATCTGCCCTATCAATGCAATCATGGTCTTTGCAGCACTTGCAAGCTTTCGGTGATCGATGGCGAGGTCGATCATGGGGCTGCTTCGCCTTTCGCCCTGATGGATTATGAGCGCGAAGAAGGGCGAGCGCTGGCTTGCTGCGCAACGGCCATGAGTGATCTGACAATCGAGGCCGATGTGGAGGTCGATCCGGATGCACTCCATCTCGAGGTTCGCGATGTCGTTGGGACAGTTCGTAGATTTGCATCGCTTACGCCCGATATCCTAGGAATTTGGCTGGCAATTGACGGCGAAGGGATGCCATTTCAAGCAGGCCAATACGTCAACGTCGATATTCCAGGCTGCGCTGAACCCCGATCGTTTTCAATCGCGAGTTCGCCCGTCGATCCGAATTTGCTAGAACTTCATATTCGCAAGGTTCCTGGTGGGGTGGGGACGGAATGGTTGCATGCTAATGTTGTCGAGGGTCTTCGACTGCGGCTGACCGGACCCTTGGGAAGGTTTTTCGTCCGCGCCTCGTCAGCCGATCCTATCATATTTCTGGCGGGGGGATCCGGTTTGTCCAGTCCCAAGAGCATGTCGCTGGATCTGCTGGAAAAGGGATGGGAAGGGTCCATCACTTTGATTCATGGTGTCCGGACAGCGCAAGACCTGTACTTTGCCGACGAGTTCCGTTCACTCGAGAAAGATTACCCCAGCTTCAGATACGTGCCGGTCCTGTCGCAGGCGGCTGACGATGAAGTATGGGGCGGGTCGGTAGGTTTTGTGCATCAGGTTGCCGAGGAGCTTTTTGAAGGAAGCTTCAAAGGCCACAAGGCTTATCTCTGCGGTCCGCCACCGATGATCGATGCTTGCATCCGATCATTGATGAAGGGCAGGCTCTTCGAGAAAGATATCTTCACGGAAACCTTTTTAACAAAATCCGACGGGGAGAGTCTCGCGAAGAGCCCGCTCTTCAAGAAGATCTGA
- a CDS encoding 2Fe-2S iron-sulfur cluster-binding protein has protein sequence MERGGASVIPVGCRRGGCGACRVRVIEGEYAVGKMSIRYVTQDEASRGLVLACCLQPASDLVLELAPSPRCAFQPGRA, from the coding sequence ATGGAGCGCGGTGGCGCATCAGTCATTCCGGTTGGTTGCCGACGGGGGGGCTGTGGCGCGTGTCGCGTACGTGTGATCGAGGGGGAATATGCGGTGGGGAAGATGAGTATTCGCTATGTGACTCAGGACGAAGCAAGCCGGGGCCTGGTGCTCGCGTGTTGCCTGCAGCCTGCCTCCGATCTCGTCCTTGAGCTGGCACCCAGCCCGCGATGTGCTTTTCAACCAGGCAGGGCATAA
- a CDS encoding catechol 2,3-dioxygenase yields the protein MALTGVLRPGFVQVRVLDLEASIVHYRDRIGLDLVEIGHDGRAYLKAPDEFDHHSIILREADEPGMDLMGFKVASEDVLEALGQTLSESGIAIEEIASGEQPGLGRRLSFIAPTGHRFDLFASMDLSAKGPMIENPDLWHDEPRGMKAQRFDHCLLYGIDIDATAKLFTDLLGFKVAEKAVTPDGDTIAIFLSCGMKAHDLALVRFGEDAKLHHVSFRLESWNDIGHAADLMTRYDMSVDIGPTRHGITRGQTIYFFDPSGNRNEVFAGGYDFYPDNPVRQWTADQAGKAIFYYERALNDRFMTVVT from the coding sequence ATGGCTCTCACCGGTGTTTTAAGGCCTGGCTTCGTGCAGGTGCGTGTCCTCGACTTGGAGGCCTCGATTGTTCACTATCGCGATCGGATAGGCCTGGATCTCGTGGAGATCGGCCATGACGGTCGTGCTTACCTCAAGGCGCCTGACGAGTTTGATCATCACAGCATAATATTGCGTGAGGCCGATGAGCCAGGAATGGACCTTATGGGCTTCAAGGTAGCCTCTGAGGATGTACTTGAGGCGCTGGGCCAGACGCTGTCCGAATCCGGAATTGCCATCGAAGAGATCGCTTCGGGAGAACAGCCTGGCCTTGGTCGGCGGTTGAGCTTCATCGCGCCGACTGGTCATCGGTTCGACCTGTTCGCGTCGATGGACCTGTCCGCGAAAGGACCCATGATCGAGAATCCGGACCTCTGGCACGATGAACCTCGGGGTATGAAGGCGCAGCGCTTCGATCATTGCCTCCTCTATGGGATTGATATCGACGCTACTGCTAAGCTTTTCACTGATCTCCTCGGTTTTAAGGTCGCCGAGAAAGCTGTGACGCCCGACGGCGACACGATTGCTATATTTCTTTCGTGTGGGATGAAGGCTCACGACCTAGCGCTCGTCCGGTTTGGTGAGGATGCCAAACTGCACCACGTCAGCTTTCGTCTCGAGAGTTGGAATGATATCGGCCACGCGGCGGATCTCATGACCCGTTATGACATGTCAGTAGATATCGGACCGACCAGGCATGGGATCACACGCGGGCAAACCATTTATTTCTTTGATCCTTCCGGCAATCGGAATGAGGTATTCGCGGGCGGCTATGATTTCTATCCGGATAATCCCGTTCGCCAATGGACTGCGGATCAGGCCGGAAAGGCAATATTCTATTACGAACGGG
- a CDS encoding sigma-54-dependent Fis family transcriptional regulator: protein MRYTVRLGSEQLLKWLTFSLTPHDPYIPFGEMLECASGGEVMASADNPNGASHENCGDHAVRNGSLRAGIELPNIDDLTEQLRFSPGTGHIWLGGDRMVLMHTRAMRALREELVTTIGMAAAKALLMRIGYASGAQDAELAVKVRGQSTFDEFFLVGPQLHALEGVGRVEPVSVMSDAKTGSFFAEFIWHDSWEDEVHIDSYGVSSEAACWTQLGYASGYTSAFVGRPIAYREVECRATGHSACRIIGKPVAEWGPEAVDDLRYLQPQKFVNAGKPPPRPVNASAEKVTAEGRLPAITSSRDLVGASAGFNLVCHMLEKVAPTSASVLLLGESGVGKEVFARTLQRISSRPKGPFIAVNCAAVPEQLIEAELFGVVKGAYTGATEDRPGRFERADGGTIFLDEIGTLSLPAQGKLLRVLQEREVERVGDTKTRRIDVRVVAATNEDLRQRVASGEFRQDLFYRLNVFPITIPPLRERRADISPLMEHFLHLFNVRHGKSHSGFTQRAIGAMFSYAWPGNVRELENVIERGVILAPEGEGIDVCHLFTSGERLDTELLSMAADGRFERNRTDVAGNSKDRMLDLKELVDGLIESRASMDTVESLLLERAISKADGNVSEGARILGLTRPQYAYRLKRLSGEKSDSV, encoded by the coding sequence TTGCGCTACACGGTCCGACTAGGTTCTGAGCAATTGCTCAAATGGTTAACTTTTAGCTTGACTCCACACGATCCCTATATACCATTTGGGGAAATGCTGGAATGTGCCAGCGGTGGAGAGGTGATGGCTTCAGCTGATAACCCTAACGGCGCCTCGCATGAAAATTGCGGCGATCATGCTGTTCGTAACGGCTCATTGAGAGCCGGCATCGAACTGCCAAACATTGACGATCTAACCGAGCAACTGAGATTTTCGCCGGGGACGGGACATATTTGGCTGGGCGGCGATAGGATGGTGTTGATGCACACTCGGGCCATGCGCGCGCTCCGGGAGGAATTGGTTACTACAATCGGAATGGCTGCTGCAAAAGCCCTTTTAATGAGAATCGGATATGCATCCGGCGCCCAGGACGCGGAGCTGGCTGTGAAGGTCCGGGGGCAAAGCACCTTTGACGAGTTCTTTCTTGTCGGGCCACAGCTGCACGCACTTGAGGGCGTTGGCCGTGTTGAGCCAGTTTCAGTCATGTCCGATGCCAAAACCGGTAGTTTCTTTGCAGAGTTCATTTGGCACGACAGTTGGGAAGACGAAGTGCACATTGATTCTTACGGCGTGTCGAGCGAAGCCGCCTGCTGGACACAATTGGGATATGCATCGGGTTACACGTCCGCCTTTGTCGGTAGACCCATTGCGTATCGGGAAGTAGAATGTCGCGCAACGGGCCACTCGGCCTGTCGGATCATTGGTAAGCCAGTTGCTGAGTGGGGGCCGGAGGCAGTCGACGATTTAAGATACTTGCAGCCGCAAAAGTTCGTCAATGCTGGCAAACCGCCGCCGCGCCCGGTCAACGCCTCAGCAGAAAAGGTAACAGCCGAGGGGCGACTGCCAGCGATCACGTCGTCGCGCGATCTCGTCGGTGCCTCAGCTGGATTCAACCTTGTCTGTCATATGCTTGAGAAGGTCGCTCCTACGAGCGCTTCCGTACTTCTGCTTGGCGAGAGCGGAGTGGGTAAGGAAGTTTTTGCTAGAACTTTGCAGCGGATTTCTTCTCGTCCGAAAGGTCCATTTATCGCTGTCAATTGTGCCGCCGTACCAGAGCAGCTTATTGAGGCAGAACTGTTTGGAGTCGTAAAGGGAGCATATACGGGCGCAACAGAGGACAGGCCAGGGCGTTTCGAGCGCGCTGATGGTGGGACAATTTTTCTTGACGAAATTGGCACGTTGTCACTGCCAGCCCAGGGAAAGTTGCTCCGTGTATTGCAGGAGCGCGAAGTGGAGCGAGTGGGAGATACGAAAACTAGACGGATTGATGTCCGGGTAGTAGCTGCGACCAACGAGGATCTTCGACAGCGTGTAGCGAGTGGTGAATTTCGGCAAGACCTTTTCTATCGGCTCAATGTATTCCCGATAACAATTCCGCCTTTGCGGGAAAGACGAGCGGATATTTCTCCATTAATGGAGCATTTTCTACACTTGTTTAACGTCCGGCATGGAAAATCGCACAGTGGATTCACTCAACGAGCTATTGGTGCCATGTTTTCCTATGCTTGGCCCGGCAACGTCCGAGAACTTGAAAACGTGATCGAACGCGGTGTGATCTTAGCCCCTGAGGGAGAGGGCATCGACGTCTGCCACCTGTTCACCTCAGGCGAACGTTTGGATACAGAATTGTTGTCGATGGCAGCGGACGGTCGCTTCGAAAGAAACCGGACAGATGTTGCCGGTAACTCCAAAGATCGAATGTTAGATCTGAAAGAACTGGTAGACGGCTTGATCGAGTCCCGCGCCAGCATGGACACCGTCGAAAGCCTTTTGCTAGAACGGGCGATAAGTAAGGCCGATGGCAACGTTTCAGAAGGGGCCCGAATTCTTGGCCTTACTCGTCCTCAGTACGCATATCGTCTCAAACGGCTTTCGGGAGAGAAAAGCGACTCAGTCTAG
- a CDS encoding phenol hydroxylase subunit produces MPHGNIEQPKPLDVTERWAQVTGAHGRFVLFNFVVADPDLSVDLILPYKAFTEFCATNRAVLTVEPGAAAPFERLKWLSKDADGERTQARNEYTGQKRVSR; encoded by the coding sequence ATGCCTCATGGGAATATAGAGCAGCCAAAGCCTCTGGACGTGACCGAGCGTTGGGCACAAGTCACCGGCGCGCATGGGCGCTTCGTCTTATTCAATTTCGTTGTGGCAGATCCCGATTTATCGGTAGACCTAATCCTGCCCTACAAAGCTTTCACTGAATTCTGCGCTACCAACCGAGCAGTTCTGACCGTTGAACCGGGAGCCGCTGCCCCGTTCGAGCGCCTGAAGTGGCTCTCCAAGGACGCGGATGGCGAGCGAACTCAGGCACGCAATGAATATACCGGACAAAAGAGGGTCTCCCGATGA
- a CDS encoding aromatic/alkene monooxygenase hydroxylase subunit beta, whose amino-acid sequence MTVDIKTTSVQPRRNTFAHIARRLGSDKPASRYEEATYDMQPSANFHYRPTWAPEFEIFDRSRTKVVMDDWDALKDPRQYYYGAYTIARARMMESTEKNFAFVDKRQAFNKIDADWRALLELYIVPLRHFEWGANMNNCNITDLGYGAAITQATMYATMDRLGNAQVLSRIGLLLDNQSGESLTRAKAVWMEHLAWQPIRQMVENSLVLDDWFEQFIAQNFVFDVLMYSLVFGAFDEEGQNRGAAAVSLLTEFLTDWHDETTRWVDFVITRVAKESPANASKIRDWIVEWKAVALTALEPLACEILGEGSVAALEIAEQKLDARMAKFGISERESV is encoded by the coding sequence ATGACTGTTGATATCAAGACAACGAGCGTGCAGCCACGCCGCAATACCTTTGCGCACATCGCGCGTCGGTTAGGAAGTGATAAGCCAGCTTCGCGCTATGAGGAAGCTACGTACGACATGCAGCCCAGCGCGAACTTCCACTATCGACCGACATGGGCCCCAGAGTTCGAAATCTTCGATCGCAGCCGGACCAAGGTTGTCATGGACGATTGGGACGCGTTGAAAGACCCGCGTCAATATTATTATGGAGCTTACACGATCGCTCGAGCCAGAATGATGGAGTCAACGGAAAAGAACTTTGCATTCGTTGATAAACGGCAAGCCTTTAACAAAATTGATGCCGACTGGCGCGCGCTACTTGAATTGTACATCGTCCCACTCAGGCACTTCGAGTGGGGCGCAAACATGAATAACTGCAACATCACCGACCTTGGTTATGGTGCAGCTATCACGCAGGCGACAATGTACGCCACAATGGATAGGCTCGGCAATGCTCAAGTTCTTAGCCGTATTGGGCTGCTTCTGGACAATCAGTCCGGGGAAAGTCTTACAAGGGCGAAGGCCGTGTGGATGGAACATCTCGCTTGGCAGCCTATTCGGCAAATGGTGGAAAATAGCCTCGTGCTCGACGACTGGTTCGAGCAGTTTATCGCGCAGAACTTCGTTTTCGATGTCCTCATGTACTCGCTTGTCTTCGGCGCTTTCGATGAAGAGGGGCAGAATAGGGGGGCCGCGGCCGTTTCTCTTCTTACGGAGTTTTTGACTGACTGGCATGACGAGACCACTCGATGGGTAGATTTTGTCATTACGCGGGTAGCCAAGGAGTCGCCAGCGAACGCCTCGAAAATCCGGGACTGGATTGTCGAATGGAAGGCTGTTGCATTGACGGCGTTGGAACCACTTGCGTGCGAAATACTGGGAGAGGGCAGTGTTGCAGCATTGGAGATTGCCGAACAAAAGCTCGACGCCCGCATGGCGAAGTTCGGTATCAGCGAAAGGGAAAGCGTATAA
- a CDS encoding phenol hydroxylase subunit P4, with protein sequence MAVASIAHYEFPAKDRVENFHGNQLVYLHWEDHLMFCAPVAFPLPPTMSFRGMIENVLTPAYSPHPDFEKIDWAAVRWTLDDVVVEPEWERSLAENKVGHKSLLRFITPGLEGIDGKHF encoded by the coding sequence ATGGCAGTCGCATCAATCGCGCACTACGAGTTTCCCGCGAAGGACCGGGTGGAAAACTTCCACGGCAATCAACTTGTCTACCTCCACTGGGAAGATCATCTTATGTTCTGCGCACCGGTGGCATTCCCGCTGCCGCCAACGATGAGCTTTCGAGGGATGATCGAGAATGTGCTAACCCCCGCTTATTCACCGCACCCTGATTTTGAAAAAATCGATTGGGCTGCTGTTCGTTGGACACTTGATGACGTCGTTGTTGAACCGGAGTGGGAAAGGAGTCTCGCTGAGAACAAGGTTGGGCATAAATCGCTGCTGAGATTTATTACCCCGGGCCTCGAAGGCATTGATGGCAAACATTTCTGA
- a CDS encoding aromatic/alkene/methane monooxygenase hydroxylase/oxygenase subunit alpha, with the protein MNAETKIERKAKKLGLKERYGHLTRGLGWETTYQPMDKVFPFASYEGIKIHDWDAFEDPFRLTMDAYWKYQAEKERKLYAVIDSFAQNNGQMKITDARYVNALKIFLTGVSPLEYLAHRGYAHVGRHFVGAGPRVACQMQAIDELRHAQTQMHTISHYNKFFDGLQDPRHMFDRVWYLSVPKSFFEDAMTAGPFEFLTAISFSFEYVLTNLLFVPFMSGAAYNGDMATVTFGFSAQSDESRHMTLGLEIIKFMLEQDPENVPIVQRWIDKWFWRGYRLLSIVAMMMDYMLPKRVMSWAEAWGIYFEEAGGALFEDLARYGITTPKYADVASKEKDRLTHEVWSTFYNYTHAAAFHTWIPNDDELDWLSEKYPETFDQLYRPRFEHWRALQEKGERFYNNSLPQLCNVCQIPMVFTEPDDPTKLCLRNSEYEGDKYHFCSDGCKDIFDYEPKKYIQSWLPVHQIYQGNCGGSTMPEVLDWYGIKNGSDNLDYEGSPDQAVWNEWTKSAHKAVG; encoded by the coding sequence ATGAACGCTGAAACGAAAATCGAGCGCAAAGCCAAGAAGCTTGGTCTTAAGGAACGGTACGGCCATCTTACCCGTGGCCTGGGGTGGGAAACCACCTATCAGCCTATGGATAAAGTGTTTCCCTTTGCATCTTACGAGGGGATCAAAATCCACGACTGGGACGCCTTTGAAGACCCCTTCCGACTTACCATGGATGCATACTGGAAGTATCAAGCGGAGAAAGAAAGAAAGCTGTATGCAGTGATCGACAGCTTTGCTCAAAATAACGGGCAAATGAAGATCACGGATGCGCGTTACGTTAATGCGCTCAAGATTTTCCTTACCGGGGTCTCTCCGTTAGAATATCTCGCTCATCGCGGCTACGCCCATGTGGGTCGGCACTTTGTGGGAGCCGGGCCGCGTGTCGCTTGCCAGATGCAGGCGATCGATGAACTGCGCCACGCACAGACACAGATGCACACGATAAGTCATTACAATAAGTTCTTTGATGGTCTTCAAGACCCGCGCCACATGTTCGATCGTGTTTGGTACCTTTCGGTCCCGAAGAGCTTTTTCGAAGATGCCATGACGGCAGGACCATTCGAGTTCTTGACGGCGATCAGCTTTAGCTTCGAGTATGTTCTGACAAATCTGCTGTTTGTGCCATTTATGAGCGGTGCGGCATACAATGGAGACATGGCCACCGTCACATTCGGGTTCAGCGCCCAGTCTGACGAGAGCCGTCACATGACTTTGGGCCTGGAAATTATCAAGTTCATGCTTGAGCAAGATCCCGAGAATGTCCCGATCGTACAGCGCTGGATCGACAAGTGGTTCTGGCGTGGTTATCGTTTGCTGTCGATCGTCGCGATGATGATGGATTACATGCTTCCGAAGCGGGTTATGTCCTGGGCCGAGGCGTGGGGAATTTACTTCGAAGAGGCGGGTGGCGCCCTTTTTGAGGATCTTGCCCGATACGGCATCACCACTCCTAAGTATGCCGATGTCGCGTCGAAGGAAAAGGATCGTCTGACCCACGAAGTATGGTCCACGTTCTACAATTATACCCACGCGGCTGCTTTTCACACATGGATTCCAAATGATGACGAGCTTGATTGGTTGTCAGAGAAGTATCCAGAAACATTTGATCAGCTCTATCGACCACGCTTCGAGCATTGGCGCGCGCTCCAAGAGAAGGGTGAGCGATTCTACAACAACTCGCTGCCGCAGCTATGCAATGTCTGCCAAATTCCAATGGTATTCACGGAGCCTGACGATCCGACCAAGCTATGCTTGAGAAACTCCGAATATGAGGGCGACAAATATCACTTCTGTTCGGATGGGTGCAAAGATATTTTTGATTACGAGCCGAAGAAGTACATCCAGTCATGGCTGCCAGTACATCAGATTTACCAGGGCAATTGCGGTGGCAGTACGATGCCGGAAGTCCTGGACTGGTATGGTATCAAGAACGGCTCGGATAACCTCGATTACGAGGGATCTCCTGATCAAGCTGTCTGGAACGAATGGACCAAATCGGCACACAAAGCAGTCGGCTAA